From Lawsonia intracellularis PHE/MN1-00, the proteins below share one genomic window:
- a CDS encoding glycosyltransferase family 4 protein: protein MASIALMLPRFGLYGGVEQFAYRLAEALAEEHSVDFICARAEASPPLGVRVIIVGRLGWFKWLKIAWFAICAEQVRKKGSYDLVIGLGKTWNQDIVRIGGGPQSKFWSLSEQAWSPGFHRYSKKFRRYVNPASWLNFIIEKHQIYSQSTLICVSETVRQWVLEAYPSIQSPEVIYNLPDFSRFTPTTYEQRVVARAKFDLDMGHIAIATATSNFMLKGTRSLIKAMKLLPLNFKLFIAGGRDISSYKKLVHLLKVQDRVVFMGKVEDMLSLYRAIDLFALPTYYDACSNAVLEARACGLKVLSSKYDGSSSFLPQHWLINNPSNSQEIANKLLSMSQEPPPSPMYIPSTIKAGLSSWVNFIEFMLQKKSLMKM from the coding sequence ATGGCTTCTATTGCCCTTATGTTACCACGGTTTGGACTATATGGCGGTGTTGAGCAGTTTGCTTATCGTTTAGCAGAAGCGCTTGCAGAAGAGCATAGTGTAGATTTTATTTGTGCTAGGGCAGAAGCTTCTCCTCCATTGGGTGTTCGAGTTATTATTGTAGGTAGATTGGGTTGGTTTAAATGGTTAAAAATAGCTTGGTTTGCTATTTGTGCTGAGCAAGTTCGTAAAAAAGGTTCATATGATCTTGTTATTGGTCTTGGGAAAACATGGAATCAGGATATAGTCCGTATAGGTGGTGGTCCACAATCTAAGTTTTGGTCTCTTTCTGAGCAAGCATGGTCTCCAGGCTTTCATCGTTATAGTAAAAAGTTTCGTAGATATGTTAATCCTGCAAGTTGGCTAAATTTTATTATAGAAAAACATCAAATTTATAGTCAGAGTACTTTAATTTGTGTTTCTGAAACTGTTCGGCAATGGGTACTTGAAGCATACCCTAGTATTCAATCTCCAGAGGTTATTTATAACTTACCAGATTTTAGTCGATTTACACCTACTACTTATGAGCAAAGAGTAGTGGCAAGAGCTAAGTTTGATCTAGACATGGGACACATTGCTATTGCTACAGCAACAAGTAATTTTATGTTGAAGGGAACTAGAAGTTTAATCAAAGCAATGAAGCTTCTTCCCTTAAATTTTAAGTTATTTATTGCAGGGGGTAGGGATATATCCTCTTATAAAAAGCTTGTTCATTTATTAAAAGTTCAGGATAGAGTTGTATTTATGGGGAAAGTAGAAGATATGCTTTCATTGTATAGAGCAATAGATTTATTTGCTCTTCCCACTTATTATGATGCTTGTTCAAATGCTGTATTAGAAGCAAGGGCATGTGGATTAAAAGTTCTTAGTAGTAAATATGATGGTTCTAGCTCATTTTTACCCCAACATTGGTTAATTAATAACCCTAGTAATTCTCAAGAAATAGCAAATAAACTTTTGTCTATGAGCCAAGAACCACCTCCTAGTCCTATGTATATACCAAGTACTATAAAAGCAGGTCTTAGTTCTTGGGTGAATTTTATTGAATTTATGCTTCAAAAGAAGTCTTTAATGAAGATGTAA
- a CDS encoding OsmC family protein: MSVILAKYIGNFQVECLHVSSGTKIITDPPLNNYGQSSSFSSMDLFVTSITTCIITAMHIHALLHNIKLIKLEAETKTIVTHEPKRIKTIEIILNISTINITEKDKIALETIAKDCPLCHSLHPALELLILFHWS, translated from the coding sequence GTGTCTGTAATTCTAGCAAAATATATTGGTAATTTTCAAGTAGAATGTCTTCATGTAAGTAGTGGAACAAAAATCATAACAGATCCTCCATTAAATAATTATGGCCAAAGTTCTTCCTTTTCTTCAATGGACTTGTTTGTTACATCTATTACAACCTGTATTATAACAGCAATGCATATTCATGCATTACTACATAATATTAAGCTCATTAAATTAGAAGCAGAGACGAAAACAATAGTTACCCATGAGCCTAAAAGAATCAAAACAATAGAAATCATATTAAATATATCTACAATAAACATTACAGAGAAAGATAAAATAGCTCTTGAAACTATTGCTAAAGACTGTCCCCTTTGCCATAGTCTTCATCCAGCATTAGAACTTTTGATTTTATTTCATTGGTCGTAA
- the trmFO gene encoding methylenetetrahydrofolate--tRNA-(uracil(54)-C(5))-methyltransferase (FADH(2)-oxidizing) TrmFO has product MNIHNIAIIGGGLSGCECALTLAKFGFSVTLFEQKPQLFSPAHNTPLLAELVCSNSLRSNELTTGIGLLKQELRELNSPLMAIADTCRVPAGKALAVDRELFSKQVTQLIESHPKIHLIREEVSSLSTSFLEKYDRIIVATGPLASPNISNSLSTLIGDKYLYFYDAIAPIVTADSIDMSIAFWGSRYEEQGEGDYLNCPMSYEEYQIFYSSLLKGEKVTNSKVEKEIHFEGCMPIEALAERGEKTLLFGPFKPVGLINPHTGLRPYAVLQLRPENLNKSMLNLVGCQTKLTYPAQDTIFRLVPGLSNVEFVRFGSMHRNTYINSPKILTDQLALRNFPCIHLAGQITGVEGYVESIACGLWVSILLLALSKDKKILRPPKTCALGGLLEHISCPSKQFQPSNIHFGLVPEPTEKIKKKERKEWYAQRARIDFYHWLNNELIHIM; this is encoded by the coding sequence ATGAATATACATAACATTGCTATTATTGGTGGAGGACTTTCTGGATGTGAATGTGCTCTAACCCTAGCTAAATTCGGTTTCTCAGTCACACTATTTGAACAAAAACCTCAGCTATTCTCTCCAGCCCATAATACACCTCTACTTGCAGAATTAGTTTGTTCTAATTCATTAAGATCTAATGAGCTTACTACAGGTATTGGTTTACTCAAACAAGAACTTAGAGAACTTAATAGTCCTCTTATGGCCATAGCAGATACATGCCGTGTCCCTGCAGGAAAAGCTCTTGCAGTTGATCGCGAACTTTTTTCTAAACAAGTTACACAACTTATTGAATCTCACCCCAAAATTCACCTTATCAGAGAAGAAGTTTCTTCTTTGAGTACATCATTCCTTGAAAAATATGATCGTATTATAGTTGCAACTGGTCCATTAGCTAGTCCAAACATTTCTAACTCACTATCAACCCTTATTGGGGATAAATATCTTTATTTTTATGATGCTATAGCCCCTATTGTTACTGCAGATTCAATAGATATGTCCATTGCTTTCTGGGGATCACGCTATGAAGAACAAGGAGAAGGGGATTATCTTAACTGTCCTATGTCTTATGAAGAATATCAAATATTTTATTCTTCACTATTAAAAGGAGAAAAAGTAACCAACTCAAAGGTGGAAAAAGAAATACACTTTGAAGGTTGTATGCCTATAGAAGCCCTTGCTGAACGTGGGGAAAAAACACTTCTTTTTGGTCCATTTAAACCTGTCGGTCTTATTAATCCTCATACAGGGTTACGCCCCTACGCTGTCCTACAGTTACGCCCTGAAAATCTTAATAAAAGTATGTTAAATCTTGTTGGTTGCCAAACAAAACTTACATATCCAGCACAAGATACCATATTTAGACTTGTACCCGGCCTTTCAAATGTTGAGTTTGTTAGATTTGGAAGTATGCATCGCAATACATATATCAATTCACCCAAAATACTTACAGATCAATTAGCACTCCGTAATTTTCCATGTATACATCTTGCAGGCCAAATAACAGGTGTTGAAGGCTATGTAGAATCTATTGCCTGTGGTCTCTGGGTAAGTATACTTTTGCTTGCACTTTCTAAAGATAAAAAAATTCTAAGACCTCCCAAAACATGTGCCCTTGGAGGATTACTTGAACATATATCATGTCCATCAAAACAATTTCAACCATCTAACATTCATTTTGGCCTTGTTCCAGAACCCACAGAAAAAATTAAAAAGAAAGAGCGTAAAGAATGGTATGCACAAAGGGCAAGAATAGATTTTTATCACTGGTTAAATAATGAATTAATACATATAATGTAA
- a CDS encoding FliH/SctL family protein: MNNKKFSTDEKNHPKNKLNTGTVFMGPSPDKESSLKQVIGTHEQEVWNRRTVSEYMTRVRERATIHVQAMLDKARANAETIRKTAKQWAEKTKKESDKLHKQAQQALKEAERIREEADHIRELAHEEGYRLGIEQAQEEIKEQIKSIHMTAASILKTIERQYTVIFDNWRSDLVKLLHTATEVATDWILSKEHTAILDSVLNKAVQQLEERQRVTIRVNPNNKNTIIDLITNIKNQFPELKNWEIKIDVTMGENDVIVESRSGMVDSNSQLRKEEVRAILQQLIIPESEIDIVAAQSIADIADITGITALSKEAAILQHTPVQNDSSEKTPSSKETLSPNDKKPISPAEIDLINPPSEEVEFTFPELEGIELPPDIPQYEINKELSSGLSSTDESTITNPSLSTSLTDSFTSDISTDNNSILTSHHTDINDNIERDIFSELPKNLQMEEFSSAMVEQGSNHELNMDNTPSQVTLTNFTPSE, from the coding sequence ATGAATAATAAAAAGTTCTCTACAGATGAAAAAAACCATCCCAAAAATAAACTGAATACTGGGACAGTTTTTATGGGACCTTCTCCTGATAAAGAATCTTCATTAAAACAAGTCATAGGTACACATGAACAAGAAGTATGGAACCGTCGGACTGTTTCAGAATACATGACACGTGTGAGAGAGCGTGCAACAATACATGTACAAGCAATGCTTGATAAAGCACGTGCCAATGCAGAAACAATTAGAAAAACAGCTAAACAATGGGCAGAAAAAACCAAGAAAGAAAGCGATAAGCTTCATAAGCAAGCTCAACAAGCATTGAAAGAAGCTGAACGTATTCGTGAAGAAGCTGATCATATTAGAGAATTAGCTCATGAAGAAGGATACCGATTAGGCATTGAGCAAGCTCAAGAAGAGATAAAAGAACAAATAAAATCTATCCACATGACTGCTGCTTCTATACTGAAGACTATTGAAAGACAATACACTGTCATTTTTGATAACTGGCGTTCAGATTTAGTAAAACTATTACATACAGCTACAGAAGTTGCAACTGATTGGATATTATCCAAAGAACACACGGCGATACTAGATAGCGTTCTTAACAAGGCTGTTCAACAGCTTGAAGAACGACAACGTGTTACTATCCGTGTTAATCCAAATAATAAAAATACTATTATCGACCTCATTACTAACATCAAAAATCAATTTCCAGAATTAAAAAACTGGGAAATAAAAATAGATGTAACAATGGGCGAAAATGATGTAATTGTAGAAAGTCGTTCAGGGATGGTAGATAGTAACAGCCAACTTCGAAAAGAAGAAGTTAGAGCCATACTCCAACAATTAATTATACCTGAAAGTGAAATTGACATTGTTGCAGCTCAATCTATAGCAGATATTGCAGATATAACAGGAATTACAGCATTATCAAAAGAGGCAGCAATACTGCAACATACTCCTGTACAAAATGACTCTTCTGAAAAAACTCCTTCCAGTAAGGAAACATTATCTCCCAATGATAAAAAACCTATCTCTCCAGCTGAAATAGACTTAATAAACCCACCATCAGAAGAGGTAGAATTCACATTTCCTGAACTTGAAGGAATAGAATTGCCTCCTGATATTCCACAATATGAAATTAATAAAGAACTTTCTTCTGGTCTATCTTCCACTGATGAATCTACTATAACTAATCCTTCTCTTTCAACATCACTCACTGATTCTTTTACTTCTGATATATCTACTGATAACAACTCCATACTAACATCTCATCATACTGATATAAATGACAATATAGAACGGGATATATTTTCTGAACTACCAAAAAATTTGCAAATGGAAGAATTCTCTTCTGCTATGGTAGAGCAAGGTAGTAATCATGAATTAAATATGGATAATACTCCATCTCAAGTAACCTTAACAAATTTTACCCCCAGTGAATAA
- a CDS encoding DUF4198 domain-containing protein yields the protein MKLKIFFVVTILLTSFYTATAHEFLIKSDKDNVVKEEKITIDVVETHVFIKPEELPVLKDVLLSFIQGKKSSETIKLESISKENLLRGIIDPTTSEDIVVFAKRLPQYWSETTEGILEGDREILEAQGKKVLSVGSYEKYALLFIPGEDSKTISNYVVPGEHPPLFLAPMFNPYAVKVGQKIKFMVTSEGKPVANASISATYDGFSDKENVYAITTKTCKKGLVQISPDSPGLWLITTEVKDKLVDSIADEKSIRSTTLFWVTP from the coding sequence ATGAAATTAAAAATATTTTTTGTAGTAACTATTCTCTTAACTTCATTTTATACAGCTACAGCACATGAATTCCTTATAAAGTCTGATAAAGATAATGTAGTAAAAGAAGAGAAAATAACAATTGATGTTGTTGAAACTCATGTTTTTATAAAACCTGAAGAGCTTCCTGTACTTAAGGATGTTTTACTTTCTTTTATACAAGGTAAAAAATCATCAGAAACAATAAAGCTTGAATCAATTTCAAAAGAGAATTTATTGCGTGGCATTATTGATCCTACTACTAGTGAAGATATTGTTGTTTTTGCTAAAAGATTACCTCAATATTGGAGTGAAACTACAGAAGGTATATTAGAAGGTGATAGAGAAATTTTAGAAGCACAGGGGAAAAAAGTTTTAAGTGTTGGAAGTTATGAAAAGTATGCCCTTCTTTTTATCCCTGGGGAAGATTCAAAAACTATTTCAAACTATGTTGTTCCAGGTGAACATCCACCATTATTTCTTGCTCCAATGTTTAATCCTTATGCTGTGAAAGTGGGACAAAAAATTAAATTTATGGTGACAAGCGAAGGAAAGCCTGTTGCAAATGCTTCTATTTCAGCTACCTATGATGGATTCAGTGATAAAGAAAATGTTTATGCTATAACTACAAAAACCTGTAAAAAAGGTTTAGTCCAGATTAGTCCAGATTCTCCTGGGTTATGGTTAATTACAACAGAAGTAAAAGATAAACTTGTTGACTCTATTGCTGATGAAAAGAGCATTCGTTCAACAACACTATTTTGGGTAACACCCTAA
- a CDS encoding FliI/YscN family ATPase — MGLTPKECQKLLKESNPLRVYGKVNKVVGLVAEGTGLKSPLGAVCHMLSGNDEHGEAIAAEVVGFREGNLLFMPYGEMRGIQPGSLIRNTSLPPVFPVGKEILGHAFNAFGEPLSGGNPIIPEKLIPLYSNPPSPLERPRIKDPLDVGVRAINSMITLGKGQRVGIMAGSGVGKSTLMGMMARYTSADVNVIGLIGERGREVVEFMEKELGPEGMTRSVLIIATSDQSPLVRMRAAYAATAVAEYFRDQGKDVLLMMDSVTRFAMAAREIGLAVGEPPTTKGYTPTVFAQLPKLLERTGRSNTGTITGIYTVLVDGDDFNEPIADAVRSILDGHIVLTRDLADQDHFPAIDVLRSISRLRSDICTPEQVQDGRIVGRYMATFRKAEDMINIGAYIQGSNEEIDKAITMHGPIESFLKQNISDRSTLEDSFRLLHDLAHR, encoded by the coding sequence ATGGGACTTACACCAAAAGAATGCCAAAAACTGCTAAAAGAAAGCAATCCATTACGTGTTTATGGTAAAGTAAATAAAGTAGTTGGGTTGGTTGCTGAAGGAACAGGGTTAAAGTCGCCTCTAGGTGCTGTATGTCATATGCTCTCTGGGAATGATGAACATGGAGAGGCTATTGCTGCAGAAGTGGTAGGTTTCCGTGAAGGGAATCTGTTATTTATGCCTTATGGAGAAATGAGAGGTATCCAACCTGGAAGTCTTATTAGAAATACTAGTTTACCTCCTGTGTTCCCCGTAGGTAAAGAGATTCTTGGACATGCATTCAATGCTTTTGGAGAACCTCTTAGTGGCGGAAATCCAATTATACCAGAAAAATTAATCCCTCTTTATTCAAATCCTCCATCACCACTTGAACGACCACGTATTAAAGATCCTCTTGATGTAGGGGTACGTGCTATTAACTCCATGATTACCCTTGGTAAAGGACAACGAGTAGGTATTATGGCAGGATCTGGTGTTGGAAAGTCAACTCTTATGGGAATGATGGCTCGGTACACTTCTGCAGATGTTAATGTAATAGGGTTGATAGGAGAACGTGGTCGAGAAGTTGTTGAGTTTATGGAAAAAGAGCTTGGTCCAGAAGGAATGACACGATCTGTTCTTATTATAGCTACATCTGATCAATCTCCTCTTGTACGTATGCGTGCCGCTTATGCTGCAACAGCAGTAGCAGAATATTTTCGAGATCAAGGGAAAGATGTTCTGCTTATGATGGATTCAGTAACCCGATTTGCTATGGCAGCGCGTGAAATTGGACTTGCTGTTGGTGAACCTCCTACTACAAAAGGATATACACCCACAGTTTTTGCACAACTACCTAAACTTCTTGAAAGAACAGGTCGTAGTAATACTGGTACAATCACAGGAATATATACTGTTCTTGTAGATGGAGATGATTTTAATGAACCTATTGCTGATGCTGTTCGCTCTATACTTGATGGACATATTGTTCTTACACGTGACCTGGCAGATCAAGATCATTTCCCAGCTATTGATGTATTACGCTCTATTAGCCGTTTACGATCTGATATTTGCACTCCAGAACAGGTTCAAGATGGGCGTATTGTGGGGAGATATATGGCAACATTTCGTAAAGCTGAAGATATGATTAATATTGGAGCATATATTCAAGGCTCTAATGAAGAAATAGATAAAGCTATAACAATGCATGGTCCTATAGAATCATTTCTAAAACAAAATATTAGTGATCGTTCTACATTAGAAGATTCCTTTCGTTTATTACATGATCTTGCTCATAGGTAG
- a CDS encoding FG-GAP repeat domain-containing protein has product MHQKSCLVALCIMFIIMVQVLQANAASYVVLPFKVNAPPSYTYLEKAIPSMLTSRLYWEERFQPIPDANAIKAGKVEDIKEMDKARIATGADYLIWGQVNIVGDEATLDVQVCDIEGSIWRKSKNTKVDNLITALQDTADAINSELFGRATTKPSSKATIVAQMNSGLIKGKGNENQSYLNPEFRYQGSNLSRGRSQALPFASVGIVVGDFIGDNKNEVAILSEYKVHIYRWEEERLALLGEYKFPRSLQSLHIRAFDVDHDGVQEIIVSCFDPSYAKPYSFILSFKNRVFKELATNLPFYLNVVKLPPDFSPMLIGQKSDNSRIFSPSGVYEIEKHGRNYIMGNRLSLPKEANIFNFSWLPSDSLKDEEAKLVLVTNNERLVVYNTKGTRLFMTEEVYYGSSVGIDEPSNMPGLGKSKELIPSKYFIPGRMIPINLDSMGKWELLVSKPISVAAKFFENYRSFAEGEIQALTWDGLGLGLVWNTRRIKGTITDFALADMNNDGKLDLVVSVNSHTGILGLEKRKTIIVFYPLEVDKQGIPKAVEDN; this is encoded by the coding sequence ATGCATCAAAAAAGTTGTTTAGTTGCTTTATGTATTATGTTTATTATTATGGTGCAAGTTCTTCAGGCAAATGCAGCTAGCTATGTGGTTTTGCCATTTAAAGTAAATGCTCCTCCAAGCTATACTTATTTGGAAAAAGCTATCCCATCTATGTTAACTTCTAGACTTTATTGGGAAGAACGTTTTCAACCTATCCCGGATGCTAATGCTATTAAAGCAGGAAAGGTAGAAGATATAAAGGAAATGGATAAGGCAAGGATAGCTACAGGTGCAGACTATCTTATATGGGGACAGGTAAATATTGTAGGTGATGAAGCTACGCTTGATGTACAAGTTTGTGATATAGAAGGATCAATTTGGAGGAAAAGTAAAAATACAAAAGTTGATAATTTAATTACTGCCCTTCAAGATACAGCAGATGCAATTAATAGTGAGTTGTTTGGGCGTGCAACTACAAAACCATCATCAAAAGCTACTATTGTAGCTCAAATGAACTCTGGATTGATTAAGGGAAAAGGAAATGAAAATCAGTCATATCTTAATCCAGAATTTCGTTATCAAGGAAGCAATCTTTCCCGTGGCCGAAGTCAAGCTCTTCCCTTTGCTTCAGTTGGTATAGTTGTTGGTGACTTTATAGGAGATAATAAAAATGAAGTTGCCATATTAAGTGAGTATAAAGTCCATATTTATCGATGGGAAGAAGAAAGGTTAGCTCTTCTTGGAGAATATAAATTCCCTCGCTCACTACAGTCTTTACATATTCGTGCTTTTGATGTGGATCATGATGGTGTACAGGAAATCATTGTTTCTTGCTTTGATCCTTCATATGCAAAGCCATATTCGTTTATTCTTAGTTTTAAAAATAGAGTGTTTAAAGAGTTAGCCACAAACTTACCATTTTATTTAAATGTGGTTAAACTTCCACCAGATTTTTCTCCTATGTTAATTGGTCAAAAGAGTGACAATTCAAGGATTTTTTCTCCCTCTGGGGTTTATGAAATAGAAAAACATGGACGTAACTATATAATGGGAAATCGTCTTAGTCTTCCAAAGGAAGCTAATATTTTTAATTTTTCTTGGTTACCATCAGATTCATTAAAAGATGAAGAAGCTAAGTTAGTACTTGTAACCAATAATGAAAGATTAGTTGTATATAATACAAAAGGTACAAGACTTTTTATGACTGAAGAAGTGTATTATGGTTCTTCTGTTGGTATAGACGAGCCCAGTAATATGCCTGGTCTTGGAAAGTCAAAAGAGCTTATCCCTTCTAAATATTTTATCCCAGGACGGATGATTCCTATTAATCTTGATTCAATGGGGAAATGGGAGTTGCTTGTAAGCAAGCCAATTTCTGTTGCAGCAAAATTTTTTGAAAATTATAGATCTTTTGCTGAAGGCGAAATTCAGGCTTTAACATGGGACGGCTTAGGATTAGGTCTTGTATGGAATACACGTCGTATTAAGGGAACTATTACAGATTTTGCCTTAGCTGATATGAATAATGATGGGAAGTTAGACTTAGTTGTTTCCGTTAATAGCCATACAGGGATTCTTGGACTAGAAAAACGAAAGACAATTATAGTATTTTATCCTTTAGAGGTAGATAAACAAGGTATCCCTAAGGCTGTTGAAGATAACTAA
- a CDS encoding NAD(P)/FAD-dependent oxidoreductase, with protein sequence MTNNLSPKYDYEHDYDVVILGAGASGLMCGLTVAQKGLSCIIIDHSPTIARKLCLAGGGKGNITNLNLSPKWYVGENPIFCKDVLLQYSPHDIIDLLKKYNIPWEIRSHDQVFCKVKVAHFVKCLIDECKKNNVQFLLKNSIQKVSANPKSFVIKTSTQLLKTSNLVLALGSQAWPATGATDLGIHIAKQCCHTIIPTRPILVPFILQKNSPLQDLAGISLNVSITIGADNKKRTFHYPLLFTHKGISGPAALQASCFWEKGQTITINFLPHISLIDYMHSFSNTKQTVKSLLKNFFPTRFIDNFIPINLQSQKVAEISKKNRIWLSNKLHAYVESPLETEGIKKAEAMAGGVNTYEVNPHTLESNIIPGLYFSGEILDITGLLGGYNLHWAWASGYVVGKTIQR encoded by the coding sequence ATGACAAACAACTTATCTCCAAAATATGATTATGAACATGATTATGATGTCGTCATTCTTGGAGCAGGTGCATCTGGACTCATGTGTGGGCTCACAGTAGCTCAAAAAGGTTTATCTTGTATAATAATAGATCATTCACCTACTATAGCGCGTAAACTATGCCTAGCAGGTGGAGGAAAAGGTAATATAACTAACTTAAATTTAAGCCCAAAATGGTATGTAGGAGAAAATCCTATATTCTGTAAAGATGTCTTATTACAATATTCACCCCATGATATCATCGATCTCCTAAAAAAATATAATATCCCTTGGGAAATACGATCCCATGATCAAGTCTTCTGTAAAGTAAAAGTTGCTCACTTTGTAAAATGTCTTATAGATGAATGTAAAAAAAATAATGTCCAATTTTTATTAAAAAATAGTATACAAAAAGTATCTGCTAACCCAAAATCATTTGTAATAAAAACTTCTACTCAACTTCTAAAAACCTCTAATTTAGTGCTAGCCTTAGGAAGTCAAGCGTGGCCTGCCACAGGAGCAACAGACTTAGGAATACATATAGCAAAACAATGCTGTCATACTATTATTCCAACTCGGCCAATTCTTGTTCCATTTATTCTTCAAAAAAACTCTCCATTACAAGATTTAGCAGGAATTAGCCTTAATGTTAGTATCACTATAGGAGCAGATAATAAAAAACGCACATTTCATTATCCACTTCTTTTTACACATAAAGGTATTAGTGGTCCTGCTGCTTTGCAGGCTTCATGTTTTTGGGAAAAAGGACAAACTATTACTATAAATTTCTTACCTCATATTTCTCTTATTGATTATATGCATTCCTTTAGTAATACAAAGCAAACAGTAAAAAGCTTATTAAAAAACTTTTTTCCTACTCGATTTATTGATAATTTTATTCCTATTAATCTCCAGTCACAAAAAGTCGCTGAAATAAGTAAAAAAAACCGTATATGGCTTAGTAACAAACTTCATGCTTATGTTGAGAGCCCTCTTGAAACAGAGGGTATAAAAAAAGCTGAAGCTATGGCTGGTGGTGTTAATACCTATGAAGTTAACCCTCATACCCTTGAAAGCAATATAATACCAGGCCTTTATTTTTCTGGAGAAATTCTTGACATTACAGGCCTTTTGGGAGGATATAATCTACATTGGGCTTGGGCAAGCGGCTATGTTGTTGGGAAAACAATTCAACGTTAA
- a CDS encoding HD domain-containing protein, with protein MNNYNYTSLNSDTIKNIVQFFFEAGMLRYIPRSGYPFLGTGKENVAEHSYRTAIIGYILAKECGANPEHTSLLCLFHDFPEVRIGDLNYINHIYVKANTRKALKDSISGINIGESILSLWDEYSNCQTLEAIFAHDADQLDLALNLKVEQNLGNPYAKNWLENLFSRLKSSLAKELYHVILISDHTDWWYKQKNKRWWETRELKKDDSHKK; from the coding sequence ATGAATAATTATAATTATACTTCATTAAATAGTGACACTATCAAAAACATAGTCCAATTTTTCTTTGAAGCAGGAATGCTTCGATATATCCCTCGAAGTGGTTATCCTTTTCTTGGGACAGGAAAAGAAAATGTAGCAGAACATTCTTATCGAACAGCAATTATAGGCTATATCCTTGCAAAAGAATGTGGTGCAAACCCTGAACATACAAGCTTACTCTGCTTATTTCATGATTTTCCAGAAGTACGTATAGGGGATCTTAACTACATAAATCATATATATGTCAAAGCTAATACCAGAAAAGCTTTAAAAGATTCTATTTCAGGTATAAATATTGGAGAAAGTATTCTTTCATTATGGGATGAATATTCTAACTGTCAAACACTAGAGGCTATCTTTGCTCATGATGCAGACCAACTTGATCTTGCCCTTAATCTCAAAGTTGAACAAAATTTAGGAAATCCTTATGCTAAAAACTGGTTAGAAAACCTTTTTAGTCGATTAAAAAGTAGTCTAGCAAAAGAACTTTATCATGTTATTCTTATATCTGATCATACTGACTGGTGGTATAAACAAAAAAATAAACGTTGGTGGGAAACCAGAGAGTTAAAAAAAGATGATAGTCACAAAAAGTAA